In Limibacter armeniacum, a single window of DNA contains:
- a CDS encoding alpha/beta fold hydrolase: MSTIQTTSHFIPLGDEQLHLKRIWSNPEGAPVLMIHGSIESGNIFYSKSMKGLAPYLAKQGLDVYVADLRGRGLSTPTVSRQATNTQQQAITEEIPAFVKQIQQLRGTETPIHAIAHSWGGVLLLAYLARFPQASFESMVFLATKRSISVRNLKKYFAIDLMWNLVGRTLTSLYGFLPAIQLKIGSANESANVYSDCRKWVYSLYEWKGVNDGFDYLQAFKTAQNIPPTLYMTGINEFYLGHQDDVKRLMKEVDNPTDKFMLLSKTNGHKKDYGHIDICTAKEGTNDHFPIIRNWMVQQKVAQQ, translated from the coding sequence ATGTCAACTATCCAAACTACATCCCACTTTATCCCTTTAGGAGATGAACAGCTCCACCTCAAACGCATTTGGAGTAACCCTGAAGGAGCCCCTGTACTCATGATTCACGGAAGTATTGAAAGTGGCAATATTTTTTATTCAAAGTCTATGAAAGGACTTGCCCCATACCTCGCCAAACAAGGACTCGACGTATATGTAGCTGACCTTCGTGGAAGGGGATTAAGCACTCCTACAGTTAGCCGGCAAGCGACCAATACACAGCAGCAAGCCATCACCGAAGAGATTCCTGCTTTTGTCAAACAGATTCAGCAGCTCAGAGGGACAGAAACGCCTATACACGCCATTGCACACTCATGGGGAGGTGTGCTTCTGCTGGCCTACTTGGCACGTTTCCCACAAGCATCCTTCGAGTCCATGGTCTTTCTGGCGACCAAACGGAGTATCAGTGTACGAAACCTGAAAAAATACTTTGCCATTGACCTGATGTGGAACTTGGTTGGACGTACACTGACTTCCCTATACGGCTTCCTGCCTGCCATACAATTGAAAATAGGTTCAGCCAATGAATCAGCCAATGTTTACAGTGATTGTAGGAAATGGGTTTATTCTCTTTATGAATGGAAAGGTGTCAATGATGGATTTGACTACCTGCAAGCATTTAAAACGGCTCAGAACATTCCACCAACGCTGTACATGACAGGGATCAATGAGTTTTACCTAGGGCATCAGGATGACGTCAAAAGACTGATGAAGGAAGTTGATAACCCAACGGATAAATTTATGCTATTGTCAAAAACTAATGGACACAAAAAGGATTATGGACACATAGATATTTGCACAGCCAAGGAAGGTACCAATGATCACTTTCCCATTATCAGAAACTGGATGGTACAACAAAAAGTAGCTCAGCAGTAA
- a CDS encoding transglycosylase domain-containing protein: protein MSARLFFKKTARLILRFHLLFILLAGIGALYLKYFNPPLTMLMLYRGQMGHRGMERPSFVPLHDLPEDLRISLINLEDPNFYSHYGFDVKRIQTAYEKNEEKGYFAYGGSTITQQLARTMLLTPHKNYFRKYLELIAALELELILDKDRILELYVNYMEWGNRVYGISDAADYYYKKDVERLSRRQKIKLAAILASPLNFGPSNYKENKLLEARYQLLDKFLID from the coding sequence ATGTCTGCTCGATTATTTTTCAAGAAAACAGCCCGCTTGATCTTACGCTTTCATTTGCTGTTTATCCTCCTCGCAGGAATCGGTGCATTGTACCTTAAGTACTTTAATCCTCCGCTAACAATGTTGATGCTTTACAGGGGGCAAATGGGACACAGAGGAATGGAGCGTCCTTCTTTTGTGCCTTTACATGACCTTCCTGAAGACCTACGCATCAGCCTTATCAATTTGGAAGACCCAAACTTCTACAGTCATTATGGTTTTGATGTGAAGCGTATTCAGACAGCATATGAAAAGAATGAGGAAAAGGGATACTTTGCTTATGGTGGAAGTACGATTACACAGCAGCTGGCCCGGACAATGTTACTGACACCTCATAAAAACTATTTTAGAAAGTACCTTGAGCTGATTGCTGCATTGGAGCTTGAGCTGATTCTGGATAAGGACCGCATCTTGGAGCTGTATGTAAACTATATGGAGTGGGGCAATAGAGTATATGGTATCAGTGATGCTGCTGACTATTATTATAAGAAAGATGTAGAAAGGCTTTCTAGAAGGCAGAAAATCAAGCTGGCAGCCATATTGGCCAGTCCGCTCAACTTTGGTCCGTCCAATTATAAGGAAAACAAGTTGCTGGAAGCCCGATACCAGTTGCTTGACAAGTTTCTGATAGATTGA
- a CDS encoding sensor histidine kinase gives MHKLDAKEGYKRNTELLIHLAIWLVVFSAPLIFLSSSEMGGLSIRSARRWIPLFLYPVLFYVNYLVLVPKLLFKKRHYAYMAGVFLLVVLGIWGEAILAHVIWLLDDTKPMREPRWPRPDFPFPVQLRVERLVRQVLAFVTMIGLSTAIRVTYRWFADEKAREELEQQRLHSELSLLKNQLNPHFFFNTLNNIYALIAVRPDDAQKAVHKLSKLMRYQLYEADTVLVGLKDELQFLQTYIDLMSLRITKDVELVVSLPSVGNQVKIPPLLFVTLVENSFKHGVSYTEESYIRVDCDIKGGKVVFETANSKPQKPQENKEASGIGMQNIQKRLNLLYPNNYTFDVIETDKSYIVRLEIPVQTEHRF, from the coding sequence ATGCATAAATTAGACGCAAAAGAAGGATATAAAAGGAATACGGAGCTGCTGATTCATTTGGCAATTTGGCTGGTGGTGTTTTCTGCGCCACTGATTTTCTTGAGTAGCAGTGAAATGGGAGGTTTGTCCATTAGGTCGGCCCGAAGGTGGATTCCCTTGTTTCTGTATCCAGTACTTTTTTATGTGAACTATCTGGTACTGGTGCCGAAACTGTTGTTCAAGAAAAGGCATTATGCGTATATGGCCGGTGTGTTTTTGCTGGTGGTGCTGGGTATTTGGGGCGAAGCAATTCTGGCCCATGTTATTTGGCTGCTTGATGACACTAAACCTATGCGAGAGCCTCGTTGGCCAAGACCCGATTTTCCTTTTCCTGTCCAGCTAAGGGTAGAAAGGCTTGTACGGCAAGTATTGGCTTTTGTGACCATGATTGGGTTGAGTACAGCCATCAGGGTGACGTACCGATGGTTTGCGGATGAAAAGGCTCGTGAAGAATTGGAGCAGCAACGACTTCACTCGGAGCTGTCATTGCTGAAGAACCAACTGAACCCACATTTTTTCTTTAATACGCTGAATAATATTTATGCATTGATAGCTGTCCGTCCTGACGATGCTCAAAAGGCTGTCCATAAACTTTCAAAGCTGATGCGCTATCAGTTGTATGAAGCTGATACGGTGTTGGTAGGGTTGAAAGATGAATTACAGTTTTTGCAAACTTATATTGACCTGATGTCACTGCGCATCACAAAAGATGTAGAGCTGGTTGTTTCACTGCCTTCCGTGGGTAACCAAGTGAAAATACCTCCTTTACTTTTTGTTACATTGGTAGAAAACTCGTTCAAACATGGCGTGAGTTATACGGAAGAGTCTTATATCCGAGTAGACTGTGACATCAAAGGTGGAAAGGTAGTGTTTGAAACCGCTAACAGCAAGCCACAGAAGCCACAGGAAAACAAGGAAGCATCAGGGATAGGCATGCAAAATATACAAAAGAGACTGAACCTGTTATATCCTAACAACTACACTTTTGATGTGATTGAAACAGACAAGAGTTATATTGTAAGGCTTGAAATTCCAGTACAAACCGAACACCGTTTTTAA
- a CDS encoding Spy/CpxP family protein refolding chaperone has protein sequence MKKTTAILLAMMMMVTTLFAQDTPKSDSKKDRSERVEGRHRGSHHGNRGEHKMRIPGLTDEQHEKIKAIHVKYGKEMLPIRNEIKEQKAKLNSLQTAENVDMKAINKTIDNISKLKGDLMKQRAASHQEVRALLNDEQRLFLDTYHGEGHGRKMKGKW, from the coding sequence ATGAAAAAGACGACAGCGATATTATTAGCGATGATGATGATGGTGACAACCTTATTTGCACAGGATACACCTAAGTCAGATAGTAAAAAAGATAGATCTGAAAGAGTAGAAGGCAGACATAGAGGATCTCATCATGGTAATAGAGGTGAGCACAAAATGCGAATTCCGGGCCTGACAGATGAGCAACATGAAAAAATAAAAGCGATTCATGTCAAATATGGCAAGGAAATGTTACCGATACGCAATGAGATCAAGGAGCAAAAAGCAAAACTGAACTCTTTGCAGACCGCAGAGAATGTGGATATGAAAGCCATCAACAAAACGATTGACAATATTAGCAAGTTAAAAGGAGATCTGATGAAGCAAAGAGCGGCATCTCATCAGGAAGTGAGGGCTTTGCTAAATGATGAGCAACGTTTGTTCTTGGACACATATCATGGTGAAGGTCATGGCAGAAAAATGAAAGGGAAGTGGTAG
- a CDS encoding response regulator transcription factor: MIRIIIADDHQMFIDGLKSLLIDEPDIQVVGEAHNGQEVLDLLDKVEANFIIMDISMPDMDGIQATEAVLKKKPDIKVLGLSMHNDKDFISNMLKVGAQGYILKNTGKKELVNAVKTIWEGENYLSKEVSQTLLTSFMKKPKEKDEVEKLSKREMEILTNIAEGLTTQDIADKLFISKNTVETHRKNLLFKLKAKNTAELVNVAFRKGIIK, from the coding sequence ATGATACGCATCATCATTGCGGATGATCATCAGATGTTTATAGACGGACTTAAGTCCTTGCTGATTGATGAACCGGATATTCAAGTAGTAGGAGAAGCACACAACGGACAGGAAGTCTTGGACTTGCTAGACAAGGTGGAAGCAAACTTTATCATTATGGATATCAGTATGCCGGATATGGATGGTATTCAGGCAACTGAAGCAGTACTGAAGAAAAAACCAGACATAAAAGTATTGGGACTTTCTATGCATAATGATAAGGACTTTATCTCCAATATGCTGAAAGTAGGGGCACAAGGCTATATCCTAAAGAATACAGGGAAAAAGGAACTTGTCAATGCAGTAAAGACAATCTGGGAAGGAGAAAATTACCTGAGTAAGGAAGTCTCGCAGACGCTTCTTACAAGTTTTATGAAAAAGCCTAAGGAAAAGGATGAAGTAGAGAAGCTCTCAAAGCGTGAGATGGAAATCCTGACCAACATTGCAGAAGGACTTACCACTCAGGATATAGCAGATAAACTTTTTATCAGCAAGAATACTGTTGAGACACACCGAAAGAATTTACTTTTTAAGTTGAAAGCCAAGAATACGGCTGAATTGGTCAATGTGGCTTTCAGAAAAGGAATAATAAAGTAA
- a CDS encoding helix-turn-helix domain-containing protein → MPHLTYNQRKIIQQGISQGKSNAAIARELKVHRATVGREIKRNGGSRALYDCHLAQRMATYEQRYASRYLRKAKGKGSVQGSRMVYRLTGNFVGSRYYFYDSRRRLIRKVEDRRIRLGQHWNGPVWRWNKTDDRWARRRKLTWQNYFDSLIALKTYMAEKKLKPVTARNLEPDAQKIQTDRASAGKGSVRLFAATAGYQKFRRASA, encoded by the coding sequence ATGCCCCACCTAACCTACAACCAACGGAAAATAATTCAGCAAGGCATTAGCCAAGGAAAAAGCAATGCAGCGATTGCCCGTGAGCTGAAAGTGCATCGTGCTACCGTAGGCAGGGAGATCAAGCGGAACGGTGGAAGCCGTGCGTTGTATGACTGTCATCTGGCACAGCGGATGGCAACCTACGAGCAACGTTACGCCAGTCGTTACCTACGCAAGGCAAAGGGAAAAGGAAGCGTGCAGGGTAGCCGCATGGTTTACAGGCTGACGGGTAACTTTGTAGGCAGTCGTTATTATTTTTATGATAGTCGCAGGAGATTGATAAGAAAGGTTGAAGACAGGAGGATCAGGTTGGGACAGCACTGGAACGGTCCCGTTTGGCGTTGGAACAAAACTGATGACCGTTGGGCGAGAAGGAGAAAACTCACTTGGCAAAATTATTTTGACAGCTTGATCGCCTTGAAAACTTACATGGCTGAAAAAAAATTGAAACCTGTTACCGCTAGAAATTTAGAACCGGATGCTCAAAAAATACAGACAGACAGGGCGTCGGCAGGGAAAGGGTCCGTCCGTTTGTTTGCAGCAACCGCTGGTTATCAAAAATTCCGAAGGGCAAGCGCTTGA
- a CDS encoding DEAD/DEAH box helicase: MAKLRTLCYSIIFAPSTKNITILASFASLGVSADLIKALNENHIESPTEIQVKTIPFLNEQDTDFIGLAQTGTGKTAAFGLPLIQKIDGSKPYVQAIVLSPTRELAKQIAKQLFRFTKYYPEKIFTEAICGGDKIDAQIEKLKRPTQIVVATPGRLNDLLDRQAIDLSQVEYVILDEADEMLNMGFKKDIDRILRFAPKERHTWLFSATMPEEIKQLIKQFMKPDAHKVEVDKEQLVNKNIEHFYTLCDNVKEKVPMLLKFLKKQGNQQGIVFCKTRATVRKLAAQLEEKGLLAKPIQGEMFQSERDKVMRMFRSKKTQILVATDVAARGLDIKNLGFVAHYNLPEQIEYYTHRSGRTGRAGRKGLSMCFVVEEELEPMEDIEMELDIVITPVATA; encoded by the coding sequence ATGGCAAAGCTTAGGACTCTCTGCTATTCCATTATCTTTGCACCTTCAACTAAAAACATTACGATTTTGGCAAGTTTTGCATCATTAGGAGTTTCAGCAGACCTGATCAAGGCGCTGAACGAAAATCATATTGAATCCCCTACAGAAATTCAGGTAAAGACTATTCCTTTCTTGAATGAGCAGGACACTGACTTTATTGGACTGGCACAAACCGGAACAGGTAAAACCGCTGCGTTCGGTCTGCCGCTGATACAAAAAATCGATGGCAGCAAGCCATATGTGCAAGCCATTGTGCTTTCACCTACACGTGAACTGGCAAAGCAAATAGCCAAGCAGCTGTTCAGGTTTACCAAATACTATCCGGAAAAAATCTTTACTGAAGCCATATGCGGCGGTGACAAGATTGATGCCCAGATTGAAAAACTGAAACGCCCTACCCAAATCGTTGTCGCTACTCCCGGACGTCTTAACGACCTGCTGGATAGACAGGCTATCGACTTATCGCAAGTAGAATACGTGATATTGGACGAAGCAGATGAGATGCTTAACATGGGCTTCAAAAAAGATATTGACCGCATTCTTCGCTTTGCGCCAAAGGAGCGTCATACATGGCTGTTCTCTGCTACTATGCCAGAGGAGATCAAGCAGCTTATCAAGCAGTTTATGAAGCCTGATGCGCACAAGGTAGAGGTAGACAAGGAGCAACTGGTCAACAAAAATATTGAGCACTTCTACACACTTTGTGACAATGTGAAAGAAAAAGTGCCAATGCTGTTGAAGTTTCTGAAAAAGCAGGGCAACCAACAAGGGATTGTTTTCTGTAAAACCAGAGCCACAGTCAGAAAACTGGCAGCACAGCTGGAAGAAAAAGGCCTACTGGCCAAACCTATTCAGGGAGAAATGTTCCAGAGTGAGCGTGACAAGGTGATGCGTATGTTCCGCAGCAAGAAAACGCAAATCCTTGTGGCTACAGACGTTGCTGCTCGTGGCTTGGACATCAAGAACCTCGGCTTCGTAGCACATTATAACCTTCCTGAACAGATCGAATACTATACGCACCGAAGCGGACGTACTGGTAGAGCCGGTAGAAAAGGATTGTCTATGTGCTTTGTGGTGGAAGAGGAACTAGAGCCAATGGAAGACATTGAAATGGAGCTGGATATTGTTATTACACCAGTGGCAACAGCATAA
- the ypfJ gene encoding KPN_02809 family neutral zinc metallopeptidase, translating into MRWKGRRQSSNTYDRRGQGGGKMKLGIGGIVIAIVLSFIFGGNPLQYLNIVGGGAALKEQTTTRGVPSAEEDELAAFVSVVQADTEDVWNKIFRDNGSQYREPKMVLFTSATRSGCGNASSATGPFYCPADETVYIDLTFYDELRTRFGAPGDFAMAYVIAHEVGHHVQKLLGTTDKVHSQRGRASKAQYNALSVRLELQADFYAGVWANHAEKMKHILEEGDIEEAMRCANAIGDDRLQMQAQGYVVPDAFTHGTSKQRMYWFKKGLETGDILQGNTFANPNM; encoded by the coding sequence ATGCGCTGGAAAGGAAGAAGACAAAGTTCCAATACGTACGATCGTCGAGGTCAAGGTGGTGGCAAAATGAAATTAGGCATTGGAGGAATCGTCATCGCCATTGTGCTATCCTTTATCTTTGGTGGCAATCCTCTGCAATACTTAAACATAGTTGGCGGCGGAGCTGCACTGAAAGAACAAACTACCACAAGAGGTGTTCCTTCTGCTGAAGAAGATGAACTGGCGGCTTTTGTCTCCGTAGTCCAAGCAGATACGGAAGATGTCTGGAACAAAATATTCAGGGATAATGGCAGCCAGTATCGCGAGCCTAAGATGGTGTTATTTACTAGTGCTACCCGCTCTGGATGTGGAAATGCTAGTTCGGCAACAGGACCATTCTACTGTCCTGCGGATGAAACGGTCTATATTGACCTTACATTTTATGATGAGCTTCGGACTCGTTTTGGTGCTCCGGGAGATTTTGCAATGGCTTATGTCATTGCTCACGAGGTGGGGCACCATGTACAGAAACTACTTGGGACCACTGATAAAGTCCACTCACAACGAGGAAGAGCCAGCAAGGCTCAATACAATGCACTATCGGTCAGACTAGAGCTTCAGGCTGACTTCTATGCGGGAGTTTGGGCTAATCATGCTGAAAAGATGAAACATATTTTGGAAGAGGGAGACATTGAGGAAGCCATGAGGTGTGCCAATGCCATTGGGGATGACAGACTCCAGATGCAAGCACAAGGCTATGTAGTCCCTGATGCTTTTACGCATGGAACTTCCAAGCAACGTATGTACTGGTTTAAAAAAGGACTGGAGACTGGTGATATCTTACAAGGCAATACTTTTGCAAACCCGAACATGTAA
- a CDS encoding LytR/AlgR family response regulator transcription factor has protein sequence MEIRCVAIDDEPLALELVTSYIEKTPFLTLVGKYSSALQAMEALDEEETDLLFLDINMPDLTGIEFSKTLKGGPKVIFTTAYEEYALEGFKVNAIDYLLKPFSYEEFLTAVNKAKQYFSLVEKAESTQDDFSVKSDYLFVKSEYKIRKIYLNDILYIEGLKDYVKIYTSNEMIMCLASLKSLEQKLPSTSFMRVHRSYILHLDKIETIERGRVVFGDVYIPVSDQYKEKFQEFLGDSLL, from the coding sequence ATGGAGATCAGATGTGTAGCAATAGATGATGAGCCTTTGGCATTGGAACTGGTGACCAGCTATATTGAAAAGACACCATTTCTGACGCTTGTAGGAAAGTATAGCTCGGCGTTGCAGGCAATGGAGGCGCTTGATGAAGAAGAAACAGATTTGCTTTTCTTGGACATCAACATGCCCGACCTGACAGGGATTGAATTTTCCAAGACGCTGAAAGGAGGGCCAAAGGTGATATTTACCACTGCTTATGAAGAATATGCGCTGGAAGGGTTTAAGGTCAATGCAATTGATTATTTGCTGAAGCCATTCAGCTATGAGGAATTCCTGACAGCGGTCAACAAAGCCAAGCAGTATTTTTCTTTGGTGGAGAAAGCAGAGAGTACACAGGATGATTTCTCTGTCAAAAGTGATTACCTCTTTGTGAAGTCTGAGTATAAGATCCGAAAGATATACCTGAATGATATCCTGTACATCGAAGGACTAAAAGATTACGTGAAAATATATACCAGCAATGAAATGATTATGTGTTTGGCTAGCCTGAAGTCATTGGAGCAAAAACTCCCAAGTACTTCCTTTATGCGCGTGCATAGGTCATACATTCTTCATTTGGATAAGATCGAAACAATTGAACGTGGACGTGTTGTTTTTGGAGATGTATACATTCCAGTAAGTGACCAGTATAAAGAGAAGTTTCAGGAATTTTTAGGCGATAGCCTTCTGTAA